One window from the genome of Paenibacillus azoreducens encodes:
- a CDS encoding sulfurtransferase TusA family protein — protein sequence MNIKVDRVVDAKGLACPMPIVRTKKAINELNAGQVLEIQATDKGSVADIQAWSQSTGHQFLGTQIEDNIYRHYVRKSEPDDIKEEITFSHAIRNEELEELLEENGDILVLDVREPAEYAFGRLKGSINLPLGDLEQRMGELNPGDDICIICRTGYRSSLAAHFLSEQGFKHIKNVVPGMSQWTGPVERD from the coding sequence ATGAATATCAAAGTTGACCGGGTTGTGGATGCCAAAGGATTGGCTTGCCCAATGCCGATTGTCCGCACCAAAAAAGCCATTAACGAGTTAAACGCCGGTCAGGTGCTTGAAATCCAGGCTACCGATAAAGGCTCTGTAGCCGATATTCAGGCTTGGTCCCAATCGACAGGCCACCAATTTTTAGGGACGCAGATAGAAGATAACATCTACCGTCATTATGTCCGCAAGTCGGAGCCGGATGACATCAAGGAAGAAATTACGTTTTCGCATGCCATCCGGAATGAGGAGCTTGAGGAGCTGCTGGAGGAAAATGGTGACATTCTTGTGTTGGATGTCCGCGAGCCTGCCGAATATGCATTCGGCCGATTGAAAGGCTCCATAAATTTACCTCTGGGAGACCTGGAACAGCGCATGGGCGAGTTGAATCCCGGGGATGACATCTGCATCATTTGCCGGACAGGCTATCGCAGCAGCCTGGCGGCCCATTTTTTAAGTGAACAAGGATTCAAACATATTAAAAATGTCGTTCCAGGCATGTCCCAGTGGACAGGACCTGTAGAACGCGATTAG
- a CDS encoding MBL fold metallo-hydrolase, which yields MTAHELSQIIAGREELFILDVRNWAEFNDWKIEGEKIEIINIPYFDLLDDVEPALDRIPAEKRLLVVCAKEGSSKFIAEQLVESGRENVYYLEGGMKLWSEHLEPVKVGDLKNGGEVYQFVRIGKGCLSYMILSGDEAVVVDAVRTIQPFVDFAQKHGVQIKHVMDTHLHADHISGGHELSQATGASYWLPPKDADEVTYPYNELVENRDIRIGNGKVNIHPIYTPGHTIGSTSFLVDEEYLLTGDILFVASIGRPDLAGKAEDWVSDLRNSLYGIFGGMPEQLIVLPAHFGKITELDQKGTVSAKLGDLFHQNPGLNIADEAEFRKTVTENLPPQPNSYQEIRQTNMGKINPDEEQRREMETGPNRCAVHDN from the coding sequence ATGACGGCGCACGAACTATCGCAAATTATCGCCGGCCGGGAAGAGCTGTTTATTTTGGATGTACGCAATTGGGCGGAATTTAACGACTGGAAAATCGAAGGCGAGAAGATTGAAATCATCAATATCCCATACTTCGATCTGCTGGATGATGTGGAACCGGCGCTCGATCGTATTCCTGCCGAAAAGCGGCTGCTTGTTGTGTGCGCCAAGGAAGGCTCATCCAAGTTCATAGCGGAACAATTGGTGGAATCCGGACGCGAAAACGTATATTATCTTGAAGGAGGCATGAAGCTGTGGAGCGAACACTTGGAACCCGTGAAAGTGGGGGACTTGAAGAATGGTGGTGAAGTTTACCAATTTGTCAGAATCGGAAAGGGTTGTCTCTCGTATATGATTTTGTCGGGGGACGAGGCGGTTGTGGTCGACGCTGTCCGCACCATTCAGCCCTTTGTCGATTTTGCCCAAAAGCATGGCGTACAAATCAAACATGTGATGGATACTCATCTGCATGCAGACCATATCTCAGGTGGACATGAACTTTCCCAAGCCACAGGGGCTTCTTATTGGCTGCCGCCGAAAGATGCCGACGAAGTGACGTACCCATATAACGAGCTGGTTGAAAATCGTGATATTCGGATCGGAAACGGCAAAGTAAATATCCATCCGATTTACACGCCAGGCCATACCATTGGCAGCACGTCCTTTTTGGTCGATGAAGAGTACCTTTTGACAGGCGACATTTTGTTTGTTGCTTCCATCGGTCGTCCGGATCTTGCCGGCAAGGCGGAAGATTGGGTTAGTGATCTGCGGAACTCCTTGTACGGAATATTCGGGGGGATGCCGGAACAACTGATTGTTCTCCCCGCCCACTTCGGTAAAATCACGGAGCTGGATCAAAAAGGAACAGTTTCCGCAAAACTCGGCGATTTATTTCATCAGAATCCGGGCCTAAACATTGCGGACGAAGCGGAATTCAGAAAAACGGTAACGGAAAATCTGCCTCCGCAGCCCAATTCATATCAGGAAATCCGCCAGACCAACATGGGGAAAATAAATCCGGATGAAGAACAGCGGCGCGAGATGGAGACAGGTCCAAACCGCTGTGCCGTACATGATAACTAA
- a CDS encoding rhodanese-like domain-containing protein has translation MSKQSWIDIMPEEVENWLRNPRRDVQFIDVRELAEYREGHIKGVKLIPLSQLEVRYDEIDRKKETVVICRSGGRSRQACEFLSSYGYRKLYNMSGGMLAWQSETVID, from the coding sequence ATGTCAAAACAAAGTTGGATCGATATCATGCCTGAGGAAGTGGAAAATTGGCTCCGCAATCCACGCCGGGATGTGCAATTCATTGATGTGCGCGAACTGGCCGAGTACCGGGAGGGGCATATCAAGGGAGTCAAGCTGATTCCGCTGAGCCAACTTGAGGTTCGTTATGATGAAATCGACCGCAAGAAAGAAACCGTTGTGATCTGCAGAAGCGGAGGCCGCAGCCGTCAAGCCTGTGAATTTCTATCATCTTACGGGTACCGCAAGCTTTACAATATGTCCGGTGGAATGCTGGCCTGGCAGAGTGAAACGGTAATAGATTAA
- a CDS encoding sulfite exporter TauE/SafE family protein → MDVFGYIIMFLIGLIGSFLSGLLGIGGAIINYPLLLYVPGLFHAGGFSAKEVASISMFQVFFASLAGVLAYRKQSSKEKMLIHKGLVANMGISILIGSLLGSVGSRYLHSDTINIVYGVLAVIAVILMMVPNRGSREEEALESLAFNPVVASVAALLVGVVSGIVGAGGSFILIPIMLTLLQIPIRITVASSLAIVFISAIGGVTGKLIGGGVPFLPTLFTVIGSILGAPIGTRVSRHLNVNYLRIALAVLIAATAVKIWWGIILP, encoded by the coding sequence ATGGATGTATTCGGATATATCATCATGTTTTTAATTGGCCTGATAGGTTCTTTTCTCTCGGGTTTGCTGGGAATCGGCGGAGCGATTATTAACTACCCGCTGCTGCTGTATGTTCCGGGGCTGTTTCATGCGGGCGGTTTTTCTGCCAAAGAAGTTGCCTCGATCAGCATGTTTCAGGTTTTCTTTGCCTCGCTTGCCGGTGTTCTTGCTTACAGAAAGCAGAGCAGCAAAGAAAAGATGCTCATCCATAAGGGGCTGGTTGCCAATATGGGGATCAGCATTCTGATCGGCAGCCTGTTAGGAAGCGTCGGTTCGAGATATCTTCATAGCGATACGATTAATATCGTATACGGTGTATTGGCCGTCATAGCTGTTATTTTAATGATGGTGCCCAACCGGGGAAGCAGGGAAGAAGAGGCTTTGGAGTCTTTAGCTTTTAATCCGGTTGTCGCGTCAGTTGCGGCGCTTTTGGTTGGGGTTGTATCCGGTATTGTCGGAGCGGGCGGTTCTTTTATCCTTATTCCGATCATGCTGACGCTGCTGCAGATTCCCATCCGTATTACGGTGGCATCTTCACTGGCTATTGTGTTTATCTCGGCTATCGGCGGAGTTACCGGGAAACTGATCGGCGGAGGCGTACCTTTTCTACCGACGCTTTTTACGGTGATCGGCAGTATCTTGGGTGCGCCTATAGGCACGCGGGTGAGCCGGCATTTGAATGTGAACTACTTGCGGATCGCCCTTGCTGTTTTGATTGCGGCCACGGCTGTCAAGATCTGGTGGGGAATCATCCTGCCGTAA
- a CDS encoding DsrE/DsrF/DrsH-like family protein, giving the protein MAMKVAIIAANGGMFDAYKVFNIATAAAASDAEVGIFFTFEGLNLIHKQAVKQLPMPAGAEHFAEGFKNANVPSVPELAAMAQELGVKMIACQMTMDVMSLKEEDFMNGIEVGGAATFIDFAKDANISLSF; this is encoded by the coding sequence ATGGCAATGAAAGTAGCGATTATCGCAGCGAACGGTGGAATGTTTGACGCATACAAGGTTTTCAATATCGCAACCGCGGCAGCAGCAAGCGACGCTGAAGTAGGCATCTTTTTTACTTTTGAAGGATTGAACTTGATTCATAAGCAGGCTGTAAAACAGCTGCCGATGCCGGCTGGAGCCGAGCATTTTGCCGAAGGCTTTAAGAATGCCAATGTGCCTTCCGTTCCTGAACTTGCGGCTATGGCGCAAGAATTGGGCGTGAAAATGATCGCCTGCCAGATGACGATGGATGTCATGAGCTTGAAAGAAGAAGATTTTATGAACGGAATTGAAGTGGGAGGCGCAGCGACCTTTATCGATTTTGCCAAGGATGCCAACATTAGCTTATCGTTCTAA